In Daphnia magna isolate NIES linkage group LG6, ASM2063170v1.1, whole genome shotgun sequence, the following are encoded in one genomic region:
- the LOC116924916 gene encoding nucleoporin NUP35 has product MEPMALGSPASPSSGTGVYSNQPQSGAQYLPGFLMGDVTSQGGGRPFQTSPMKMMKGSSTTGYLSVSPPSSSVPTPKANRLIGKTDKPGGPPVQRLFSATGPSTPSTPSDYAHLPSTPHANYSVSSQVDQSDHFEDSDAGTWVTVFGFPPSAASYVLTQTGMWGHIMEHRIPSQGNWMHLKFASRLQARKALARNGRLLTDTLMIGVVPCTDGAIMEESRKENLQAISTPSMRVTSTPQPAVWDRSSSFALGTSATPSALDRSNLRPLTQTYKGAQTDYEVNQQRATPQQNSSLVAKAMDFVFGW; this is encoded by the exons ATGGAACCCATGGCTCTCGGTTCTCCCGCAAGTCCTTCATCCGGGACAGGGGTATATTCCAATCAGCCACAAAGTGGGGCTCAATATCTTCCTGGTTTCTTGATGGGTGATGTTACAAGCCAA GGTGGAGGTCGCCCATTTCAAACCAGCCCAATGAAAATGATGAAGGGCTCATCAACAACAGGCTATCTTTCCGTTTCTCCACCTTCTTCATCAGTACCTACCCCAAAGGCCAATAG ATTAATTGGGAAAACAGATAAACCAGGAGGTCCACCTGTGCAGCGTTTGTTCTCTGCAACAGGCCCTTCTACCCCTTCTACTCCGTCAGACTATGCTCACCTTCCCTCAACTCCTCATGCAAATTACAGTGTGAGTTCTCAAGTTGACCAGTCCGACCACTTTGAGGATTCGGATGCTGGGACGTGGGTCACAGTTTTTGGTTTTCCACCTAGCGCTGCATCTTACGTTTTAACACAAACAGGAATGTGGGGACATATTATGGAGCATCGTATACCTTCACAG GGAAACTGGATGCATTTGAAGTTTGCAAGTCGGCTGCAAGCTAGAAAAGCCCTGGCGCGGAATGGCAGACTTTTGACTGACACTCTTATGATTGGTGTAGTACCCTGCACAGATGGG GCAATCATGGAAGAAAGTAGGAAAGAGAATTTGCAAGCAATCAGCACTCCATCAATGAGAGTAACCTCTACACCTCAGCCAGCTGTCTGGGATCGTAGCAGTTCTTTTGCCTTGGGGACGAGCGCAACGCCCTCGGCTTTAGACCGTAGCAATCTGAGACCTTTGACTCAGACTTACAAAGGAGCTCAAACTGATTATGAG GTAAACCAACAAAGAGCGACACCGCAGCAAAATTCGAGCCTTGTCGCCAAAGCAATGGATTTTGTCTTTGGTTGGTAG
- the LOC116924917 gene encoding glucose-induced degradation protein 8 homolog isoform X1 encodes MTTFTDKPSEIGKQEWLEKLENVHLPRTNMNRLVMNYLVTEGFKEAAEKFALEAGFKAPAELERLDERIKIRDAIQAGKIQEATALVNQLHPDLLDSDRYLFFHLQQQHLIELIRQKNIEEALKFAQEHLAERGEQNPAILGELERTLALLAFDDPEKSPFGDLLHPSHRQRVASELNAAILKAEHRESTTPQLVSLMKLVMWSQDQLDQRKVKYPRLTDLARATLDDPK; translated from the exons ATGACTACATTTACAGATAAACCTTCTGAGATTGGAAAGCAAGAATGGTTAGAAAAACTGGAAAACGTCCATCTTCCCCGTACGAACATGAATCGTCTAGTGATGAATTATTTAGTAACTG AAGGTTTCAAAGAAGCGGCTGAAAAATTCGCGCTGGAGGCAGGATTCAAAGCACCTGCTGAACTGGAGAGATTAGATGAAAGAATCAAAATTCGTGATGCCATCCAGGCTGGAAAGATTCAAGAAGCCACTGCCTTGGTTAACCAACTGCATCCAGACCTACTTGATTCAGACCGTTACCTCTTCTTCCACCTCCAACAGCAACATCTTATTGAACTCATCAGACagaaaaatattgaagaaGCGCTGAAATTTGCTCAG GAACACTTAGCTGAAAGGGGAGAACAAAATCCAGCCATACTAGGAGAATTAGAAAGAACTCTGGCACTTTTGGCATTTGATGATCCGGAAAAGTCCCCATTCGGAGATTTGCTCCACCCTTCACACCGCCAGAGAGTGGCAAGCGAGTTGAATGCGGCTATCTTAAAAGCGGAGCATCGTGAATCTACCACACCTCAACTTGTCTCCTTGATGAAATTGGTCATGTGGTCTCAAGATCAGCTTGATCAGAGAAAA GTTAAATATCCGCGACTAACGGACTTGGCACGCGCCACGCTGGATGACCCGAAGTAA
- the LOC116924917 gene encoding glucose-induced degradation protein 8 homolog isoform X2: protein MTTFTDKPSEIGKQEWLEKLENVHLPRTNMNRLVMNYLVTEGFKEAAEKFALEAGFKAPAELERLDERIKIRDAIQAGKIQEATALVNQLHPDLLDSDRYLFFHLQQQHLIELIRQKNIEEALKFAQEHLAERGEQNPAILGELERTLALLAFDDPEKSPFGDLLHPSHRQRVASELNAAILKAEHRESTTPQLVSLMKLVMWSQDQLDQRKVGAKLSEYFSELVSGKS from the exons ATGACTACATTTACAGATAAACCTTCTGAGATTGGAAAGCAAGAATGGTTAGAAAAACTGGAAAACGTCCATCTTCCCCGTACGAACATGAATCGTCTAGTGATGAATTATTTAGTAACTG AAGGTTTCAAAGAAGCGGCTGAAAAATTCGCGCTGGAGGCAGGATTCAAAGCACCTGCTGAACTGGAGAGATTAGATGAAAGAATCAAAATTCGTGATGCCATCCAGGCTGGAAAGATTCAAGAAGCCACTGCCTTGGTTAACCAACTGCATCCAGACCTACTTGATTCAGACCGTTACCTCTTCTTCCACCTCCAACAGCAACATCTTATTGAACTCATCAGACagaaaaatattgaagaaGCGCTGAAATTTGCTCAG GAACACTTAGCTGAAAGGGGAGAACAAAATCCAGCCATACTAGGAGAATTAGAAAGAACTCTGGCACTTTTGGCATTTGATGATCCGGAAAAGTCCCCATTCGGAGATTTGCTCCACCCTTCACACCGCCAGAGAGTGGCAAGCGAGTTGAATGCGGCTATCTTAAAAGCGGAGCATCGTGAATCTACCACACCTCAACTTGTCTCCTTGATGAAATTGGTCATGTGGTCTCAAGATCAGCTTGATCAGAGAAAAGTGGGTGCCAAACTGTCAGAATACTTCTCTGAACTAGTGTCAGGAAAAAGTTGA